The following coding sequences lie in one Trypanosoma brucei gambiense DAL972 chromosome 7, complete sequence genomic window:
- a CDS encoding non-cannonical ubiquiting-conjugating enzyme 1,putative, translating to MVASFLFFFQKSVGAGSRNRTKVSTDVARPTSASASTAAKKNERENMNVQKAIQRLGREKEQLDKSRVREFYAAPLEDNIFEWHFTLLGPADSPYAEGLYHGVLRFSNDYPFSPPDITFLTTSGRFEVGKSICSSVSSYHPELWQPRYDIALVLVALRAFMAQDDEEGIGALARQYVSADEKRRLAREARKFSCAVCGMKSAESLWHEEMEGHPPVGAEVEASVPQLPKRKKPEANERGDNDKKAKACADAGNNNSTSTSDNCNNATTGSSGGGEEEAAATPETTEDTAEKAEEKLLDIAERSVQTEERSEPVAPGVRLRLGQRLLINLSYSMLDNVIWVCSAICFAILVKKALWG from the coding sequence ATGGTTGCgtcatttctcttctttttccaaaAGAGTGTGGGGGCAGGTTCACGCAACCGTACTAAAGTAAGTACCGACGTCGCACGCCCTACATCAGCCTCTGCATCAACTGCagcgaagaaaaacgaaagggaaaatatgaACGTACAGAAGGCCATTCAGCGGttaggaagggaaaaggagcaaCTTGACAAATCCCGTGTGCGCGAGTTCTATGCAGCTCCTCTCGAAGACAACATATTTGAGTGGCACTTTACTCTTCTAGGTCCGGCAGACTCGCCATACGCTGAAGGGCTTTACCACGGCGTCCTCCGTTTCTCCAACGACTATCCCTTCAGTCCACCGGATATCACCTTCCTCACCACCAGTGGGCGCTTTGAGGTGGGAAAAAGTATATGCAGCAGCGTTAGTAGTTACCATCCGGAGCTGTGGCAGCCACGTTATGACATTGCCCTCGTTCTCGTAGCATTGCGAGCTTTTATGGCACaggatgatgaggagggTATCGGCGCTCTTGCACGCCAGTACGTGAGTGCAGATGAGAAGCGGCGGCTCGCGCGTGAGGCGCGGAAGTTTAGTTGCGCGGTTTGTGGCATGAAATCGGCCGAGTCCCTCTGGCACGAAGAAATGGAGGGCCACCCTCCCGTCGGGGCTGAAGTCGAGGCGAGTGTTCCACAATTGCCGAAGCGCAAAAAACCGGAAGCAAATGAAAGAGGTGACAATGATAAAAAAGCGAAAGCATGTGCCGACGccggtaacaacaacagcaccagCACCAGTGACAATTGTAACAATGCCACCACTGGGAGCAGTGGTGGCGGAGAGGAAGAAGCGGCGGCAACTCCCGAAACTACTGAGGACACCGCGGAAAAGGCCGAGGAGAAGTTATTAGATATCGCAGAGAGGTCTGTtcaaacagaagaaagaTCAGAACCCGTCGCGCCAGGCGTTCGTCTGCGTCTCGGTCAGCGCTTACTGATAAATCTCTCGTACTCCATGCTTGACAACGTGATTTGGGTGTGCTCAGCCATTTGCTTCGCAATCCTCGTGAAGAAAGCACTTTGGGGataa